The genomic region TGCAGGTCTTCCAAGTAGCCGCTGCCCGCGGGCTTGCAGTCGGCCAGCAACGGAACGCGTTGTGAGACTTGGTGGACGTCATCCAGCGTCAGCGACACGCCCGCGCGCCGGGCAATCGCGATCAAGTGCACGATGGCATTGGTCGAGCCGCTGACGGCACTGAGCACGGTGAGTGCGTTGACAAACGCAGGCCGCGTGAGCACGTCGCCCGGCCGCAATTGGCCAGAGGCCAGCTCGACCGCACGCCGCCCGGCCGCCACCGCGTGGCGCAGTCGATCACCCGAGCCCGACGGCGCAGTCGCGCCGCCAGGCAGCATCATCCCGAGCGCTTCGGTCAGGCACGCCATCGTCGACGCCGTGCCCATCACCATACAGGTGCCGGCATTGGCGCAGAGCGCCTGCTCGATCTCATCGATCTCCTGGCCGCTAATCTCGCCGGCGCGGTACTTAGCCCAGTAACCGCGGCAATCGGTGCAGGCTCCCAGTCGCTGTCCGCGCCAACTGCCGGTGGTCATCGGGCCGGTCACGACGGAAATGGCCGCCACGTTGGCCGAGGCCGCGGCCATCAGCTGTGCCGGAACAGTCTTGTCGCAGCCGCCGGTCAGTACCACCGCGTCCATCGGTTGCGCGCGGATCATCTCCTCGGTCTCCATCGCCAGCAGGTTGCGGTAGAGCATCGAAGTCGGCGACAACAGGATCTCGGCGAGCGACGCGGTCGGGAACGCCAGCGGCAGGCCGCCGGCCTCGAGCACGCCGCGCTTGATCGCCTGGATCAACCCGGGCATGTCGCGATGGCAGGTGGTGTAGTCCGATGAAGTATCGGCGATCCCGACCACCGGCCGATCGAGATCGGCGCGGTCGAAGCCAGCGGAGGCCAGAAAGGCGCGCCGCAAGTAGCGGCTGAAGCCGGCGTCACCGTAAGAAGTCAAGTTG from Deltaproteobacteria bacterium harbors:
- a CDS encoding dihydroxy-acid dehydratase gives rise to the protein MRGVDRNLTSYGDAGFSRYLRRAFLASAGFDRADLDRPVVGIADTSSDYTTCHRDMPGLIQAIKRGVLEAGGLPLAFPTASLAEILLSPTSMLYRNLLAMETEEMIRAQPMDAVVLTGGCDKTVPAQLMAAASANVAAISVVTGPMTTGSWRGQRLGACTDCRGYWAKYRAGEISGQEIDEIEQALCANAGTCMVMGTASTMACLTEALGMMLPGGATAPSGSGDRLRHAVAAGRRAVELASGQLRPGDVLTRPAFVNALTVLSAVSGSTNAIVHLIAIARRAGVSLTLDDVHQVSQRVPLLADCKPAGSGYLEDLHRAGGVPALLKALAPLLDLSAVGVTGRTLGELLNQTASPADWQKTIRSLDNPLGPPGALVTLRGSLAPDGAVIKAAAATPALLRHRGPAVVFESPEDAAARIDDPALQISAQHVLVLRNAGPVAAGMPEAGSLPIPRYLAAAGVRDQVRVSDARMSGTAYGTVVLHCSPEAATGGPLALVQDGDMIELDAGKRRLDLCVEAAELARRRERLAPPPLPERGWRRLYAQHVLPAHLGADLDFLV